CAGCCCAAGTCCATCAGACGCTTGATGTTCATGGACAGTTCGCGGCGAAGATCGCCTTCCACGACAAACTTCGCGACTTCGTCACGCAGCTTCTCGAGTTCGTTATCGTCCAGGTCCTTGACTTTTTTGGTGGTCGCGATACCGGTTGCGTCGCAGATTTTCTGCGAACGCGGACGGCCAACACCGTAGATCGCCGTCAGGCCGATAACAGTGTGCTGATGATTTGGGATGTTAACCCCTGCAATACGTGCCATTCGTTATTCCTCGAAATTAACCTTGACGCTGCTTGTGACGCGGCTCGACGCAGATCACACGGACCACGCCCTTGCGCTTGATGATCTTGCAGTTGCGGCAGATCCGCTTGACTGAAGCGTTAACTTTCATTTTGCACTCTCTTCGGTTCGTTTACTTGATGATGTGTTTTTACTTGGTGCCGAATACGATGCGGGCCCGGGACCTCGATAACGGGGTCAACTTCACCATTACCGGGTCACGCGGGCAGAAGCGAACACGCATTCTACCCGAGATCGACCCCAGGCTCACATTTCGTTTTCCAGCTTCACGCGGAACGTCGCGTTTGGGAGAGTCTTTCGACCCTCCCCTTGCATTCGGATGACATCGTCTTCTGCCATTCGCGCCATGCACCCGACTACTTATCGCGTCGGGACGCCACCCTTGAAGTTCGCCTTGCGCAGCAGTGAATCATATTGCTGCGACATGACGTAGTTCTGTACTTGTGCCATGAAGTCCATCGTCACCACAACGATGATCAGGAGCGACGTGCCACCGAAGTAGAAGGGAACCTTCCACTGGGCGGTCATGAACTCCGGCACCAGGCACACCAGGGTGATGTAGACAGCACCAGCCAGGGTCAGGCGCATCAGGATCTTGTCGATATAGCGAGCGGTCTGATCACCCGGACGGATGCCCGGTACAAACGCGCCACTTTTCTTCAAGTTGTCCGCCGTTTCCTTGCTGTTAAATACCAGCGCGGTATAGAAGAAGCAGAAGAACACGATCGCCACCGCATACAGCAACGCGTGGATTGGTTCGCCCGGCGCCATCGACGCCGCCAGATCCTTCAGGAACCCGATCACCGGGCCGCTGGAATCCTTGCCACGGGTGAACCAGTCGACAATCGTCGCCGGGAACAGAATGATCGACGACGCGAAGATCGGCGGGATCACGCCTGCCATGTTCAGCTTCAAGGGCAGGTGGCTGGTTTGGCCACCGTAGATCTTGTTGCCGACCTGACGTTTCGCGTAATTAACCAGAATCTTGCGCTGTCCGCGTTCCACGAACACCACCGCATACGTCACCGCAGCGATCAGCAGAACGATCAGGATGGCCGAGAAGCTGCCGATCGAACCGTTCGACACCAGGGTGAACAAGCCACCCAGCGCCGACGGCAAACCTGCTGCGATGCCGGCAAAGATGATGATCGAAATGCCATTGCCAAGACCACGCTCGGTAATTTGCTCGCCCAGCCACATCAGGAACATGGTGCCGGTCAAGAGGGTCACGATGGTGACGAAACGGAAGCCGAGACCAGGGTCAATGACCAGGCCAGGCTGCGCTTCGAGCGCGACAGCGATACCGAACGCCTGGAAGAGTGCCAGCGCAACCGTGAAGTAACGGGTGTACTGGGTAATCTTGCGGCGGCCGGACTCGCCCTCTTTCTTCAACGCCTCGAGTTGCGGCGAAACGATCGATGCGAGCTGCATGATGATCGAAGCCGAAATATAAGGCATGATGCCGAGCGCGAACACGGTAAAGCGGGACAAGGCGCCACCCGAGAACATGTTGAACATGCCCAGGATGCCGCCTTCGTTCTGCTTGAACAGCGCAGCGAGCTGCACCGGGTCAATTCCGGGGACCGGAATATGAGCACCGATGCGGTACACGACCAACGCGCCAAGCAAAAACCACAGCCGGGCCCATGGGAATCCGGAAGCGGCGCTTTTACCAAGTTGTGAATTAGTCGCCAATTTTTGCTCCGATCAGGCAGCGATCGCTTTACGCGACCGAGCCGCCAGCTGCTTCGATTGCCGCTTTAGCGCCGGCGCTCACTTTCAGGCCTTTGAGGTTCACCGCTTTGGTGATCTCGCCGGACAGGATGACGCGCACGTCACGTGCCAGAACCGACAGAACGCCAGCCGCTTTGAGCACCAGGATGTCGACTTCGCCGACGGCCAGGTTGTTCAGATCGGACAGACGCACTTCAGCCTTGAACGTTGCGTTCAGCGATTTGAAACCGCGCTTTGGCAGACGACGCTGCAGAGGCATTTGACCGCCTTCGAAGCCGACTTTGTGGAAGCCGCCCGAACGCGACTTTTGACCCTTGTGACCACGGCCGGCAGTTTTGCCGATGCCGGAGCCGATACCGCGGCCGACGCGACGCTTGTAGTGCTTGGCGCCGTCAGCTGGTTGAATGGTATTGAGTTCCATTGATTTCTCCGTTCGCAAGCCCGAGGGCTTACGAAACCACTTTCACGAGGTACGATACTTTGTTGATCATGCCACGCACGGACGGGGTGTCTTGCAACTCGGAGACCGAGTTAACGCGACGCAGACCCAGACCGCGCACGGTGGCACGGTGATCCTGACGGGTACCGATCAGGCCCTTGACGAGCTGAACTTTAACGGTGTTAGCCATGTGATTTCCCCTTAACCCAGGATGTCTTCGACCGACTTGCCACGCTTGGCGGCGATGTCGGAAGCAGTGCTCATTTTCGACAGACCGTCGAGAGTTGCGCGCACCAGGTTGTATGGATTCGACGAGCCGGTCGATTTAGCGACCACGTCCGTCACGCCCATCACTTCGAAGATAGCGCGCATTGCGCCACCAGCGATCACGCCGGTACCAGGCTTAGCTGGCATCATCATGACGCGCGAGGCGCCGTGACGACCGGACACGGTGTGATGCAGGGTACCGTTCTTGAGTGGCACCTTGATCAGGTTGCGGCGGGCTTCTTCCATCGCTTTTTGCACGCCGACTGGAACTTCCTTCGACTTGCCTTTGCCCATGCCGATGCGGCCATCGCCGTCACCGACAACGGTCAGCGCTGCAAAACCCATGATACGACCACCCTTGACCACTTTGGTCACGCGGTTGATCGCGATCATTTTCTCGCGCATGCCATCATCCGGCTTGTCGCTTGCCATTTTCGCTTGCATTTTTGCCATGACGATTCTTCCTTAGAACTTCAGACCGGCTTCACGCGCGGCTTCCGCCAGCGCCTTCACCCGACCGTGGTAACGGAAACCGGAGCGATCGAACGCGACTTCGGTGATTCCTGCTTTCAGTGCTTTTTCTGCGACGCGCTTGCCGACCAGAGCGGCTGCTGCAGCGTTGCCGCCGGCGCCAGTCTGACCTGCCAGCTCGGCGCGCACTTCAGCTTCCAGAGTCGAAGCCGACACCAGTACTTTTGCGTCCGGGCTGATCAGGTTCGCATAGATATGCAGGTTGGTGCGGTGAACCGACAAACGGTTCACGCCCAGCTGCGAGATCTTGATGCGGGTCTGACGTCCACGACGCAGACGTGATTCTTTCTTGTCCATGTCAGCTCCGATTATTTCTTCTTGGTTTCTTTAAGCTTCACCACTTCGTCCGAATAACGGACACCCTTGCCTTTGTAAGGCTCAGGCGAGCGGTAAGCGCGAACTTCAGCGGCAACCTGGCCGACCTTTTGACGATCGATACCCTTGATCAGGATCTCGGTCGGGGTCGGAGTTGCTGCAGTAACGCCTTCCGGCATTGCATGCAGCACCGGGTGCGAGAAGCCCAGCGACAGGTTCAGGGCGTTGCCCTGCACTGCTGCCTTGTAGCCCACGCCGACCAGGTTCAGCTTCTTCTCGAAGCCCTTGGTCACGCCGGTTACCATGTTGTTGACCAGAGCACGCAGGGTGCCGGACATGGCGTTCGATTCACGCGAATCATCGACTACGTCGAAGGTCAGCGTGCCATTGTTGTTTTCCACTTTGACCAGGCCGTTCAGGGCCTGGGTCAGGGAGCCCAGCGGGCCCTTGACGGTGATCGACGACGCGTTGATCGCGACTTCGGCACCGGCAGGGACGGCGATAGGCATCTTAGCTACTCGAGACATCGTCTACTCCTTAAGCCACGTAGCAAATCACTTCGCCACCGACACCGGTAGCGCGCGCTTTGCGATCAGTCATGACGCCTTGCGGGGTCGACACGATTGCCACGCCCAGGCCGTTCATGACGGTTGGGATCTCGTCTTTACCTTTGTAGATACGCAGGCCAGGACGGGAAACACGCTCAAGGCGCTCGATGACCGGACGGCCAGTGTAATACTTCAAACCGATTTTCAGTTCCGCTTTACCACCTTCGGAGGTGACAGCGAAATCCTCAATGTAACCCTCGTCCTTCAGGACGTTGGCAATAGCAACCTTGACTTTTGACGACGGCATTGCGACCGTGGTTTTCTGAACAACTTGTGCGTTGCGAATGCGGGTCAGCATATCGGCGATAGGATCGCTCATACTCATTGCATATTCTCCTATTACCAGCTTGCTTTGGTCATACCAGGAATTTCGCCCTTCATGGCGAATTCGCGGAGTTTAGTACGTGCCAGACCGAATTTACGGAAAGTGCCACGTGGACGGCCAGTGATGGCGCAGCGGTTACGCTGACGGGTCGGTGCCGAATTGCGCGGCAGAGCCTGCAGCTTCAGACGCGCTTCGTAGCGTTCTTCTTCCGTCTTCGACTGGTCGTCGATGATCGCTTTAAGAGCGGCACGCTTCGGGGCGAATTTCTCCACCAGGTCTGCACGCTTCTTTTCGCGGTTAATCAGTGAAAGTTTTGCCATTGCTCTTAGTTCCTGAACGGGAATTTGAAGGCGGCGAGCAGCGCTTTGGCTTCTTCGTCGGTCTTAGCAGTCGTGGTGATCGAGATGTTCATGCCACGCAGTGCATCGATCTTGTCGTAGTCGATCTCTGGGAAGATGATCTGTTCCTTGACACCGATGTTGTAGTTGCCGCGACCATCGAACGATTTACCATTGACACCGCGGAAGTCACGCACGCGCGGCAGAGCCACGGTGATGAAGCGGTCCAGGAATTCGTACATGCGGGCGCCGCGCAGGGTCACCATCGTGCCGATCGGGTAGCCTTCGCGGATTTTGAAACCAGCGATTGCCTTGCGTGCCTTGGTGATCACTGGCTTCTGGCCGGCGATCTTCGTCAGGTCGCCAGTGGCGTGCTCGATGATCTTCTTGTCAGCGACTGCTTCCGACAGACCCATGTTCAGGGTGATCTTGGTCAGACGTGGCACTTCCATCACCGACTTGTAACCGAATTTCTCGGTCAGCTCGGCGACGACTTTTTCTTTGTAAATTGCTTGGAGACGGGCCATTTATTCTTACCCCTTCACTACTTCGCCGCTCGACTTGAAGACGCGGACTTTTTTGCCGTCCTGGTCTTTGAAGCCAACGCGATCTGCCTTGCCGGTCGCTGCGTTGAACAGCGCGACATTCGACACGTGAATCGGCATTGTCTTGTCGACGATACCACCAGTAACACCGGTCATCGGGTTAGGCTTGGTCGCTTTTTTAGCGACGTTGACGCCTTCGACGATGACGTGTTCAGCGTCTACACGCTGTTGAACGACACCGCGCTTGCCCTTGTCTTTCCCGGCCAGAACGATGACTTCGTCGTTTTTACGAATCTTATCCATGTCGTATCCTTACAGAACTTCAGGTGCCAGCGACACGATCTTCATGAACTTTTCAGTGCGCAGCTCGCGCGTCACTGGTCCGAAGATACGGGTACCGATTGGCTCCAGCTTGGCGTTCAGCAGGACAGCGGCATTGCCGTCGAACTTGACCAGGGAACCATCCGGGCGACGCACACCTTTTGCGGTGCGCACAACCACGGCATTGTAAATTTCACCTTTTTTGACGCGGCCACGTGGGGCTGCGACTTTAACGGTGACCTTGATGATGTCGCCAATGCTCGCGTAACGGCGCTTCGAGCCGCCCAACACCTTGATGCACAGAACTTCCTTTGCACCCGTGTTGTCGGCTACTTCGAGCCGGCTTTCGGTTTGAATCATAGTATTTTCTTTCCCAACTTAAGCCGAAGAAACCCCACAATTTGTGGGCCTGCGGTCAGTCTTGGTCCCGCCGTAACGCCCCTGCTGGAGCACCACGATTGGGTGATTGGACTTTCCAATAACGCTTTCGTTACAGGCCGCACTTGCCGAGGGGGACAAACTGCGGCAACACATGAACGAAGCCCGCTAGTATCTCAGATACCAGCGGGCCACGCAAGACAATTTTTAAAGCTTAGAGGACTGGTGCTACCAACAGCACCTGGGTGACCGTCCAGGCTTTCGTCTTCGAGATCGGGCGACCTTCTGCGATCTCGACGGTGTCGCCAATTTTCGCTTCGTTCGCTTCGTCGTGCGCGTGATACTTGTTCGAGCGCACGATGATCTTGCCGTACAGCGGATGCTTGACGTGACGTTCGATCAGTACGGTTACCGTCTTGTCCATTTTATCGGACACGACTTTACCGACCAGCGTACGCTTCAGCGCCGTTTTAGTGGTGTCGTTCATTTGGCTTCCTTCGTGTTCATCACAGTCTTCACACGCGCGATATCGCGACGTACTTTCTTGAGCTGCGAGGTATTCCCGAGCTGCTGGGTGGCGACTTGCATGCGCAGACCGAATTGGGCCTTGAGCAGCTCGTTCAGCTCCTTCTGCAGCGCGTCCTGGTCCTTGCCGCGGAGTTCCGATGCTTTCATATACAACTCCTGTTATTGACCGACCTGGCGAACCACGAACGTGGTAGCCAGTGGCAGTTTGGCAGCGGCCAGGCGGAATGCTTCGCGCGCCAGGGTTTCATCAACGCCGTCCATCTCATACAGGACTTTGCCTGGCTGGATTTCAGCGACGTAGTATTCTGGGTTACCTTTACCGTTACCCATACGAACTTCAGCTGGCTTGTTCGAAATCGGCTTGTCCGGGAAGATACGGATCCAGATACGACCGCCACGCTTGATGTGACGGGTCATGGCACGACGTGCCGCTTCGATCTGACGTGCAGTGATACGGCCGCGGGCAACTGCCTTCAGACCGAATTCACCGAACGAGACCGCGGTGCCGCGGGTGTGCGAAATGCCGGTGTTACGGCCTTTCTGCTCTTTACGATACTTCCTGCGCGATGGTTGCAGCATGCTTATTCTCCTGCTTTCTCAGCTGGGGCAGCAGCAGGTGCAGCGGCAGCCGGGGTCGCCAGCTTGACAGCTGGACGAGCGCGGACAACTGGCGCTGCGGCTGGACGTGCGCCGCCTGCTGGGCGTGGGCCGCGCGATGGCTTGCCATCGTCACGACGTGGGCCGCGTGGCTTCTTGTCGTCCGGCGGGGTGTCGATGACTGGTGCTTCGCCGGTGACCGAACGGTCGCCCTTGTAGACCCAGACCTTGACGCCGATGATGCCGTACGTGGTCGATGCTTCGCTGGTGCCGTAGTCGATATCGGCGCGCAGGGTGTGAAGTGGCACGCGACCTTCGCGGTACCATTCGGTACGTGCGATTTCGATGCCGTTCAGACGACCCGACGACATGATCTTGATGCCGACAGCGCCCAGACGCATTGCATTTTGCATCGCGCGCTTCATTGCACGACGGAACATGATGCGCTTTTCGAGCTGTTGCGAGATCGAATCGGCGATCAGCTGCGAATCGATCTCAGGCTTGCGGATCTCTTCGATATTGACGTGCACTGGCACGCCCATGATCTTCGCCAGCGACGACTTCAGCACTTCGATGTCTTCGCCTTTTTTACCGATCACGACACCAGGACGCGACGAGTAAATGGTGAAACGCGCGTTCTTGGCAGGACGCTCGATGACGATGCGACCGACCGAAGCGTTCTTCAGCTTCTTTTTCAGGAAAGCGCGTGCTTCCAGGTCTTCCAGCAGCATGGCTGCGAAGTTGCCGTTACCAGCATACCAACGCGACGACCAGTTACGGGTGACCGCCAGGCGGAAGCCGGTAGGGTGGATTTTCTGACCCATTCTGTGACTCCTTAGTTACCGACAGTCACGTAAATGTGACAGGATTGTTTAGAAATACGATCGCCGCGGCCTTTTGCACGTGCCGTGAAACGCTTCAGGATCGGGCCCTTTTCGACATAGATCTGAACGATTTTCAGTTCGTCGATGTCCGCGCCATCATTGTGTTCCGCGTTGGCGATCGCCGACTCGAGAACCTTCTTGATGATCGTCGCGCCCTTTTTTGGGCTGAATTGCAGAATGTTGAGTGCTGCGTCAACTTTCTTGCCGCGGATCAGATCGGCCACCAGGCGGCCTTTTTGTTCCGACAGGCGCACGCCTTTGAGGATAGCTTTAGTTTCCATTATTTTTTCGCCTTCTTGTCAGCGGCGTGGCCCTTGAACGTACGGGTCAGCGCGAACTCGCCGAGCTTGTGGCCGACCATGTTCTCCGACACGTACACAGGAACGTGCAGCTTGCCGTTGTGAACAGCGATCGTCAGACCGATAAAGTCTGGGGAGATCGTCGAGCGGCGCGACCAGGTTTTGACTGGCTTTTTGTCTTTGTTCGCTTGCGCGGCTTCGACTTTTTTCACCAGGTGGGCGTCAATAAACGGCCCTTTTTTCAATGAACGAGTCATTTTTTATCCTTATTTCTTGCCGCGGCGCGAAACGATCATCGACGAAGTACGCTTGTTCGAACGCGTCTTCTTACCCTTGGTCTGCTGGCCCCATGGGGACACTGGGTGACGACCGGCTGCAGTTTTACCTTCACCACCACCGTGCGGGTGATCGACAGGGTTCATGACCACACCGCGAACGGTTGGACGAACACCACGCCAGCGCATCGCGCCAGCTTTACCGATCTTGCGCAGGCTGTGTTCGGCATTGCCGACTTCGCCAATGGTAGCGCGGCACTCGATGTGCACGCGACGGACTTCACCCGAGCGCAGGCGGACCTGAGCGTAGGTGCCTTCACGTGCCATCAGCACGACGCCGGCGCCGGCGGTACGGGCCATCTGGGCACCCTTACCTGGCAGCATTTCGACGCAGTTCATGATGGTACCGACTGGGATGTTGCGGATCGGCAGGCAGTTACCGGCCTTGATCGGCGCTTCCGAGCCATTCATGATGCTATCGCCGACAGCCATGTTCTTGGTGGCGATGACATACTGACGCTCACCGTCCGCGTAGCACAGCAGTGCAATGTGCGCGGTACGGTTCGGGTCGTATTCGATACGCTCGACCTTGGCAGGGATGCCGTCCTTCTGGCGCTTGAAGTCGACCAGACGGTAATGCTGCTTGTGACCGCCGCCCATGTGACGGGTGGTGATGTGACCATTGTTGTTACGGCCGGCAGTTTTCGATTTCTTTTCAACCAGGGCTGCGAATGGACGACCTTTGTACAGGCCTTCAGTCACAACTTTCACCATGCCGCGACGGCCTGGGGAGGTTGGCTTCATCTTAACGAGTGCCATTATTTAGCCTCCTCGACAAAATTGATTTCCTGGCCTGGCTTCAGGCACACGAAAGCACGCTTGGTGTGGTTGCGACGACCGTTGAAACGGCCCGAACGCTTCTGCTTGCCTTCACGGTTCAACGTCTGGACCGATTCGACCTCGACTTTGAACAGCAGTTCGACAGCAGCCTTGATTTCTGGCTTGGTCGCGTCAGGCATGACCTTGAACACGATCTGCTCGTTCTTTTCCGCGACGAAGGTAGCCTTCTCGGAAATGATCGGAGCCAGCAGCACCTTCATCAGGCGCTCTTCGCTAAATTTGATTGCGGCGCTCATGCGTACATCTCCTCGATCTTGGCCAGAGCAGCTTTCGTGACCAGGATTTTCTTGTAGAACACCAGCGACATCGGGTCAGCGTGCTTAGGCTCAACGACCAGAACGTGCGGCAGATTGCGCGATGCCAGCTCGAGGTTTTCATCGATGGTATCGGTGATCACCAGGACCGAGTCCAGACCCATGCCCAGCAGTTTCTGCGACAGCAGCTTGGTCTTTGGTGCTTCGATCGACAGGTTCTCGACGACACTCAGACGGCCTTCGCGGGCCAGTTGCGAGAAGATCGAGCAGATACCTGCGCGGAACATCTTCTTGTTAACTTTGTGCGTGAAGTTTTCTTCTGGGCTGTTCGGGAAGATACGACCACCGCCGCGCCACAGTGGCGACGACGACATACCAGCACGAGCGCGGCCGGTACCTTTTTGGCGCCATGGCTTCTTGGTCGTGTGGTGGACTTCTTCACGATCTTTCTGCTTGCGGTTACCGCCACGTGCGTTAGCAGCGTAGGCGACGACGACTTGGTGAATCAGGGCTTCGTTGTATTCACGACCGAACACTTCATCGGCGGCTGCAACATTGGCGCCGTCTTGACCTTGCTCATTCAGGAGCTTCAGTTCCATGGCTTACGCTCCTTTCTTGAGTTTGGTTTTAACAGCAGGCTTGACGACCACTTGGCCGTTCTTCGCGCCAGGTACGGCACCTTTGATCAGCAGCAGCTGACGTTCGGTGTCGATGCGAGCAACTTCCAGGTTCTGGGTGGTGACGGTGACGTCGCCCATGTGACCGGTCATGCGCTTGCCTGGAAACACGCGGCCTGGATCCTGGGCCATACCGATCGAGCCAGGAACATTGTGCGAACGCGAGTTACCGTGGGTAGCACGGCCCGATGCGAAGTTGTGACGCTTGATGGTACCGGCGTAGCCTTTACCGATCGAGGTGCCTTGCACGTCGATTTTCTGGCCCACTTCGAACAGCGAAGCATCGATGGTGTCACCGGCTTTGAGTTCGGCGGCTTTGGTGGAATCGATGCGGAATTCTTTCAGCATCGTACCGGCTTCGACGCCAGCTTTGGCGTAGTGACCGGCAGCGGCTTTCGTCACGCGCGAAGCACGACGTTGACCGTAGACGACCTGAACTGCGGTGTAGCCATCAGTTTCAGGGGTTTTGATTTGTGCGACACGGTTGTTCGACACATCCAGCACGGTGACAGGGATTGAATCACCCTCGTCCGTGAAGATACGCATCATGCCAACCTTGCGACCGAGAAGGCCCAAGCTCATTTTTTCTCCATTCCCACCTACGATTGGGCGGGGGTAGTTGAACTACTAAATAATACGGGCAATAAAAGACGCACCCGTACCGAAGCCGGCTAGTATAGCGCGCAAACGGCAACGGCGCAACAGGAAAAATCGGCATCGAGACCGGTCCTGTTGCGCTTTTCGCAGTATCTGGAGAATGAAGAATCCGTTCGAGCTGAACGGCACAGACAGGCACAGCGTCGTGCGCCTTGTCTCTACAGGCATCAACCATTGCTGGGAGCCTGCGACTTGAATTTCTGGTGGGCGGTGCAGGATTCGAACCTGCGACCCCTTGGATGTCGACCAAGTATTCTAACCAACTGAACTAACCGCCCGGGGAGCCGAATTATACGGGGCATGCTGGAACTTTTGCAATAGCTTTTTTCGGCGATTCAACTTTCCAGCAGAATTTTGATTCCACGCCAGGCCAGCAGCATTGGCAAATCGCCGGTTGTGCCAGATGCAACAAAATGTTATTGTACAAATGTATTTCGAGGACGGGCTTCGTCGTGTGCACCTGGCGCACGTGATTTCCGGCACCCATGCCGGCGCTGCCCGCCCTCCTCCGCCTGGCGGCCCCGGCCCTGTCGAACGCGCAATTCTTCGTACAACAAAACGCGCTTCGCGCCATCCGCCTTTCCCACGGTCCGCGCGCCTCCCCGGCGACTTCGCGGGCCCCGACCTGCGCCGTCAGTCCACCCCTGGTCTGCTGGCGGACGCATTGCTGCAAGGATGTACAACATGACTGTCATTGATACCCAACGCTGGCCCCGCCTGCTCGACCCTTCACGCCTGGTCCTCGCTACCGATCTCGACGGCACGCTGCTGGCCGGCACCCATGAAGCACGGCGCCGCATCCGTGAACTGTTTTCCGGCGCCCTGCCTGGCGCCAAGCTGGTCTTCGTCACTGGCCGCGGCCTGGAAACCGTCATTCCGCTGCTGAGCGATCCGACCGTCCCGCGTCCCCATTACATCATTGCCGACGTCGGCGCGACGATTGTCGACGCCGACCTGCGCCCGGTCGAGCCGCTCGCGCACGAGATCGCCGCCACCTGGCCCGGCACCCATGAAGTGCTGCGCGCGCTGAGCGGCTTCCCGCAACTGGTGCGCCAGCTCGTGCCGCAGGAGCGGCGCTGCTCGTTCTATGCGACCGAGTCCGCGATCACGCCAGAACTGCGCGCTGCGGTCGATGCCCTCGGCTGCGATCTGGTGTTCTCGGCCGGGCAATACCTGGACGTGCTGCCGCGCGGTGTCGGCAAGGGCGCCGCCGTGCGCCGTCTGGCTGAAGTGGCCGGGTTCGATCCGGCCCATATTTTGGTGGCGGGCGACACACTGAATGACCTGTCGATGTTCGAGGCGGGCTTTCGCGGCGTGGTCGTGGGCGCCGCCGAACCGGCGCTGATCGAAGCCGTGCGCAAGTCGCCGCGCGTGGTGGTGGCCGACGCCGCCGGCTGCGGCGGCATCCTCGAAGCCCTGAGCCGCCATGGCCTGCGCTTCGATGGCGACGACAGCCCTGCCCCCGCTCCAGCCTGCGGCGACGCCGAACTGGTGATGGTGTATCACCGCCTGCCCTACGACGAAGTGGTCGAAGATGGCGTGACCTGTGCGCGGCGCCCGAAAAGCCCGAACGGCATCATGCCCACGCTGCTGAGCTTTTTTGCCGGCGGCCGCAAGGGTTCGTGGGTCGCGTGGTCGCAGCAGAACAGCCGCAACCCGGCCGGCTTCGTCCCGCACGTCGCGGTCGATGCCGCGCGCTACCCGCACCTGAAAGCGGCCCGCATCGCACTCACGCCGGACGACATCGACCAGTTCTACAAGAAGTTCTCGAAAGAGGCGTTCTGGCCGATCATCTTTTCGTTCCCTGATAAAGCCGTGTTCCGCCAGGACCACTGGGAACGCTACCTCGAGATCAACCGCCTGTTCGCCGAGCAGACCGCGCGCGAAGCGGCGTACGGCGCCACCGCCTGGATCCACGACTACAACCTGTGGATGGTGCCGGCCTTCCTGCGCCCGCTGCGCCCCGACCTGAAGATCGCGTTCTTCCACCACACGGCATTCCCGTCGAGCGACGTCTTCAATATCCTGCCATGGCGGCGCGACATCATCGGCAGCCTGCTGCAGTGCGACTACGTGGGCTTTCACATCCCGCGCTACGTCGAGAACTTCGTCGACGCCGCCCGTTCGTGCGCGCCGGTGCAGATCGTCGACGGCGTAGGCTGCGCGCCGCGCTTCCTGACCTTCGGCTGCGCGCTGGGCGTGGATCACATGACCACCGCGCTCGAAGTGGGCGGCCGCCAGGTCGCGCTGGGCGCCCATCCGGTCGGCACCAACACGGACCTGATCGACGCGCTGGTGCAAACCGACGCCGTACAGCAGCAGATCGCGGAGATCGACGCCTACCTGGACGGCAAGACCGGCATCGTCTCGATCGAGCGCCTCGATTATGTGAAAGGCTCGCTGGAAAAGCTGCAGGCCTATGAACGCATGCTCGAACAGCATCCGGAATTGCTGGGCAAGGTCACGCTGCTGAACATCATCACGCCGGCCGCCA
This window of the Oxalobacteraceae sp. CFBP 8761 genome carries:
- the rpsQ gene encoding 30S ribosomal protein S17, which codes for MNDTTKTALKRTLVGKVVSDKMDKTVTVLIERHVKHPLYGKIIVRSNKYHAHDEANEAKIGDTVEIAEGRPISKTKAWTVTQVLLVAPVL
- the rplV gene encoding 50S ribosomal protein L22 codes for the protein MMETKAILKGVRLSEQKGRLVADLIRGKKVDAALNILQFSPKKGATIIKKVLESAIANAEHNDGADIDELKIVQIYVEKGPILKRFTARAKGRGDRISKQSCHIYVTVGN
- the rplB gene encoding 50S ribosomal protein L2, with product MALVKMKPTSPGRRGMVKVVTEGLYKGRPFAALVEKKSKTAGRNNNGHITTRHMGGGHKQHYRLVDFKRQKDGIPAKVERIEYDPNRTAHIALLCYADGERQYVIATKNMAVGDSIMNGSEAPIKAGNCLPIRNIPVGTIMNCVEMLPGKGAQMARTAGAGVVLMAREGTYAQVRLRSGEVRRVHIECRATIGEVGNAEHSLRKIGKAGAMRWRGVRPTVRGVVMNPVDHPHGGGEGKTAAGRHPVSPWGQQTKGKKTRSNKRTSSMIVSRRGKK
- the rpsS gene encoding 30S ribosomal protein S19; translation: MTRSLKKGPFIDAHLVKKVEAAQANKDKKPVKTWSRRSTISPDFIGLTIAVHNGKLHVPVYVSENMVGHKLGEFALTRTFKGHAADKKAKK
- the rpmC gene encoding 50S ribosomal protein L29, translating into MKASELRGKDQDALQKELNELLKAQFGLRMQVATQQLGNTSQLKKVRRDIARVKTVMNTKEAK
- the rplP gene encoding 50S ribosomal protein L16, encoding MLQPSRRKYRKEQKGRNTGISHTRGTAVSFGEFGLKAVARGRITARQIEAARRAMTRHIKRGGRIWIRIFPDKPISNKPAEVRMGNGKGNPEYYVAEIQPGKVLYEMDGVDETLAREAFRLAAAKLPLATTFVVRQVGQ
- the rplX gene encoding 50S ribosomal protein L24; the protein is MDKIRKNDEVIVLAGKDKGKRGVVQQRVDAEHVIVEGVNVAKKATKPNPMTGVTGGIVDKTMPIHVSNVALFNAATGKADRVGFKDQDGKKVRVFKSSGEVVKG
- the rpsC gene encoding 30S ribosomal protein S3 — its product is MGQKIHPTGFRLAVTRNWSSRWYAGNGNFAAMLLEDLEARAFLKKKLKNASVGRIVIERPAKNARFTIYSSRPGVVIGKKGEDIEVLKSSLAKIMGVPVHVNIEEIRKPEIDSQLIADSISQQLEKRIMFRRAMKRAMQNAMRLGAVGIKIMSSGRLNGIEIARTEWYREGRVPLHTLRADIDYGTSEASTTYGIIGVKVWVYKGDRSVTGEAPVIDTPPDDKKPRGPRRDDGKPSRGPRPAGGARPAAAPVVRARPAVKLATPAAAAPAAAPAEKAGE
- the rplD gene encoding 50S ribosomal protein L4, with protein sequence MELKLLNEQGQDGANVAAADEVFGREYNEALIHQVVVAYAANARGGNRKQKDREEVHHTTKKPWRQKGTGRARAGMSSSPLWRGGGRIFPNSPEENFTHKVNKKMFRAGICSIFSQLAREGRLSVVENLSIEAPKTKLLSQKLLGMGLDSVLVITDTIDENLELASRNLPHVLVVEPKHADPMSLVFYKKILVTKAALAKIEEMYA
- the rplW gene encoding 50S ribosomal protein L23, whose translation is MSAAIKFSEERLMKVLLAPIISEKATFVAEKNEQIVFKVMPDATKPEIKAAVELLFKVEVESVQTLNREGKQKRSGRFNGRRNHTKRAFVCLKPGQEINFVEEAK
- the rplN gene encoding 50S ribosomal protein L14; the protein is MIQTESRLEVADNTGAKEVLCIKVLGGSKRRYASIGDIIKVTVKVAAPRGRVKKGEIYNAVVVRTAKGVRRPDGSLVKFDGNAAVLLNAKLEPIGTRIFGPVTRELRTEKFMKIVSLAPEVL